The genomic region TTAAGAAGAAAAGAAGAGAAACTTGACTTGTTTTTGTTGATGTTCAATGTTCAGTTTCTTGGTGTGTGTGTGGGATGGGAGCTTGAAGAGGGAAAATAGAGCTGCAGAGCTTGAGCTAGTAACAGGCAACAGAAAGACAGAATACCCTCCAAACAAacttactgtcattatattaaccatgttttgttgCGAGCTTTGTAGTGCATATGTGggttataatgcaaaaaaaataaaaaaattacacaaataaaaaatacataaattttaGAACAAAATGACATTTGAATGTGTTTCGTGCAGTTACAAAACAAACAGagattgcatcactgtaatgGAACAGATGTGGCAGGGGAGTGTTACCGAATGACCTCAGAGGTCCCATCTGGGTTATTCCTGGAAAACATATCAGTTAAAAGGTCACAGCATGATTCATGAGGAATTATTTTGACTGAGAAGGGAGGATGAGTTATGTCCACAGAAACCGgtattttaaaagtaaataataatactattataatatttattatattggcATCTGCAACATCCCTACAATCTCCCCCCTTCAATGCCAGTGGTTTGTCTGTGCCAGCACTAAGGATTCAGAGTTGGAAAAAAAAACCCTCACAGGATTTATAAGCGGATTTTCTCAGGGGGGTTGTCCTTATATTTTGCCTGAAAAGAGCACCAAAAAACATTAGGGGTCACTGAATGATACCCAACAAACTATGGGGTTTTGCTGCCATtcagtgctaaaaaaaaatacatttaaaaaaattccatcaaacccCTTGTCAAATGGTCCATATCATAAAAGGCATGTGAGAATAACGTCCCACAGTGAGACTGACCTTGCTCAGAATATGGGCTGCATGTTTAAAATTGCGTGGGCAAAGCCAAATGTTCAATAGTTGGTTCAGAAAGTGTGGGCGCCCAGAGGGAAAGAGAGGCTCTGCAGCTCAGTGCAACAACTAGCCTGCTGGCGGGGCTGAAACACGAATCGCTGTCGTTTATGCCAATATCTGTTCTTTCTGCTCTATTTCACCATCGACAATTGCAGACGGATCGATTGGTCTGCGCAGGGATTTGTCGCGATTTTCCTCCTTCGCGTTCAACCATATGAATTACTCGCGACGCGTCGCCTCTTGGTTACTCGCGTTATCTGTAAAAAATATTCAGGCATGTGCGTTTTGCGGTAGATTGGAGATGATATCCGTTTGGCTGCTGTTTTTGAGGTTGCTGGTAGGTATACCGAAGCTTTATGCATCTGTTGCATCCTTTTCTGCTTTGGCGAGCAACTGCATGCGCAAGCACGAAGACGGAATGATGCAGATTCACTGTGCGGCATTTGGGAAGAAGTCGTGTTTGGCTAATTGTCCAGTGTACAGTATTTACAAGCGTTATGCTGCATTGTCTGCATCCGACATTTGTTACGTTTGCATCCTTAACACTGCAATGATCACTCAGACAAGATTAAAATTATGAACTAGCATCAGACACTGTCTGTAGGCTAGATCACAATTTTTCCACATGAAATTAACTTAAGAATTTTTCGAGTTCaaaagttatgctcaatcgacataATCTGTGACATTATGTtgattactactactactactactactacaaaaaAAAGGTTCATCTCTATAGCCACAAGTTGTAGCCTAAACATTAtgttaacatgatgttagtgtgataaaacggCTTACTATTTTTATCTGTGTATAGTTATATCAAATATTAGGCTGACAACTTCGTTGTCATTACTACGTAATGCCAGTAAACATAATGAAGTAAATGCCATAATGCTGGCAAATCTGTAATaacacaaatagtcacaaatagCTCCACTTTCTTCCATTGTACAGTACAGTAAGTGCCTGTAACCACAATTCTTGTTTttgaattcaaataaaaaatgtttgctgCTTTGTCCAATTTAGAATCCAGAGTGAAAAGATAAGCAATTTTGCATTTCAAGGAAGATGCCATGAccattaaaagtattaaatatttCCAGTTTCCAGAGGGAAGTTTGGCTTAATGCAACGGTCTCTTTCATTGGATAATGGCTCATGACATCAATTTAGTCTCTGCAGAATTCCACCTCTGGCTAAGTGGATGTGCTGTTCAGACATCAGGAACATATATTCCAAAACAGGGTGGATTTAGGGTGACTGGTGGCAACGGCAACAGCACCAGCAGGCATGCATTAAAGGACGTCACTCAATATGAACAATAGATTTGTTTCTCTCTCTTACTTAACAAACTCACTGGGCTCATGGCCCTAATAAACCTACTACACAACACTTTGGTGAAGGTTTCTctgcaaagcaaaaaaaatatttacgaGCATACTAACTACACAGCTCTTACTGTACCAAAAGCAAGACATTCTCTTCAGGCAGAGCATGTTGCCAGGCAACCAGtacttttcaaaaaacataaaatacaaagcCTCTGAAATCATATCTTGCCAATAAATTATGACTGCTATGACAGTGTCATAGAGCTTGTAATTGGGTCAGCATAACAAAAgctataaaataaatcaataaggcTGTGAGGAGCTGTGCAAAGTTGTGATGTAAAACCACTTAAGTTAAGATTTGCCTCATGCAGTTTTCCAAAAGTACTTTCAAAAGCAAATTGAATGACTGAAGAACCAACTGCATAATTTTATCCTCCTTTAAATTTTCCTTTGTATGCGCTTTAATATCTAGGCTGATTAAATTCCTGTCTCCTCATTTATCACTTAGTAGTTTGTCATTCCCTTCTCTCTGTGCTCTTTCAGTGCAAAGACTGTCTAGCTCCCACCtctgaaaaataataaactcAGAGGAGCTTATACTGTATGTGGGTAAGCATTATGTCAGTTAGGGGTAAAAATTATTGCCTAAATTGGCATTATGCTCATTCACATATAAGCTTCTCTAAAGTTTATTATATTTTAGAGTGGGAGCAAGAAAGTCTTAGCGTTGAAAAAGGAATTCTGTGTTCTCTTGAAGTCACATATTTTGCAGCATCCTATAATGTAGATTTTCAACCCACTTTGAGAGATGCTCCACATCTCATGGTGATTTGTTACCAAAGACATCCACCCACCTTCTATGTCTCACAGCCTGAATACTAGAATAGCTTGATGAAACTAAAGTGACAGCAAAGCAGCATAAAGCGGCTTCTTTTAgttcagtgttttctttttgAATTGTGAGCCATGAAAAAGAACCAGGCTAGGTTGACTCGTTGGTGTTTGTGATGTTTTCAGTGTTTCTCAAATTGGTGCTCCTTTAATTCTAAACAAGTCTTTTTCAATCTAACTTTCATAGAGAGCTACAGCTGGTGTGAGAAGGTCAAATGGCAGTGAACTAAATGAAGGCAAAAGCACCTCAGTAAATCAGCAACAAAAAGAGCAGGAATACCACTCTGAGGCAGTCACCATGGAGACCAGCCTGCTTTCAGAAATGGCTGATCTAACAGACTGTAAAATGGATCCTGGGTATACAGAGGACCAGAAATGCCAGTTCAGGGAGGAGGAGAAAGAATCTTTTGCCACATATTTCTCAGAGTGCCTAGATACCACAAAGAGCAACCCACAGGAAGACAAGGATGGGCAAGATAGCAAAGATGCAATCAATAAATGTGAGAGCTCAGGTGAATCTGATGGCAGCACAGACTCTCAAGAGGGCATTTTTGGCAAGGTCAAAGAACAAGAGGAGTCAAATCCTAGAGAACATTTTACCTCTGAGCTTCAAAAAGACTCTCACATGAATGACCAACTACAAGAGGAAGAGGAAATCAACATTTCTAATGATGCCAAGGTGGAAGAACACATTGAGCCCCAGGTGGATGAACAAGAGAAATCTGAGCTAGAGCAGCAAATCCTGGAGTTAGCAATTTCTGAATTCCCAACTGAATCAAAGGATATGGATAAAGATGACTTAAGTGATTGTCTACATGTGGAGATGGCCATTATTTCATCAGACAGCGATGCTGAGGAGCAATGGAGGTCCATAGTTTCATCAACTGTTGAAGAAAATGTTGATCTCTTGGGTATGGATGAACCAGAGGACAACTCTGAAGACCAAGCAAGGCATGAAGACCATACAGTGACTGACAGCAATGCTGAAAATGAAGATGGAACCCTGGCAATGAACATAAGTGAAAGTGATATTCTAGAACAACCAGAATGTCCCACAGAGTGTGAGCTGCAGGACATTGCTTCAGATTCCTCTGTCCATTATTGTAACAAGATTCCAGAGGATGAGGATGAGAAAGAGCTTGTGCAAAGCTCAAAGCACAACATGCAGCGCCTGTCCTGCTCAACTTCGGAGCTCGACAAGAAGGTGCCCCAAGACTTCTGTGTGGTTCAGGACATAAAGAGCGAGAATGTCAGTACAGAGCACTTGGATTTCAGCGTGACACGCAAGCAATGGCAGAAGATGGAAGAGCAAACCAAGGGTCAGGTGCACCGGCCCGTGGTGAGGCTGGGGTCTTGCCAGGTTGGTCACAGCTTCATGTATACACCTGTGCGCAACATTGATCGCCCCAGGAAAGACCCTGACATAGACAGTCTTGGTCTGGGAGATTACCAGTACACACAGTTCAGTCCCTGTTCAGAGGACTCTGGTCTAGAGGACACAAGCTACAGGTCCCCTTATGATGAGCCAGAGACTCCTGTGGAGAGGGAGATACGTGAAGCTCTGGAGCGAGAGGAGAATTTCAGGCGAGAGAGGGCAATGGCGAAGGCCTTTGCTGGTGAGGCTACGCAAGTTAAGCCCAAGCCTGGTACTCTTCAACAGAGCAGATCGGAGCCTGGTGAGCGAGGAAGGATGTTTGACACACCAGAGGACAGATGCAGGTCTCAAAGATCTATTAGTGCAAGAACTCCAACTTTCTCCATCACTGCTTCATCTGGAAGAGGTCCCACATACCACGAAATGACAGCCAATAATGTCATCATACTCAAGCCGGATTTGTACCCCACCAGCCCACGGAATCTAGGGAAAGGAGGCCTGCTCCCTCCAGGGACAAGCAATTGCCAAGAATGGCCATCAGACATGAACAATGTCATTATCCTAGAGACTTCCAATCTCATCATCCGAAGTGCATCGGAATTCTGCCTAAGCACCGCATGCCAAGACACCCAAGAGAGCACGTTTCCCAACAATCCCTTCTTCAAACTGCGCTCCCATAGCACCCAGTCTCTGGTGGACCTGGAGATCAAGATGGTGAGGCAAAGAGAAGAGGAGCTCAGGAGGCAGAGAGCACAACTATATGTAAAGGAGAGATATGACACGGTGCTAGTGTCCCCCAGCCAACTGCAGAATTTCACTTATGAGAGACCAggtagcatttatttaaataatgataTAGATATTGATTAATTAAGTCATtcaatgttgtttattttttttttttttggaagtagTTACTTCCAAAACTGTTATGACATAATgatgttgttaaagggatagaccTATTCCTATAAGCAGATGACATTTCTTTTATTTGGATACAGGAGAAATACCAACAAAATCAAAGTCATCCCCCTCGTCTCCTTCGAAGACACGCAAAATGGATCGCTTCACTTTGTCCTGTGATCACAAGGTACTCTAAATTTAGGGATGTATGTTATGttcaaaagttgtgtttttaaactgcatatttttctgtttgtttgtgcttTCATTCTGTACATCATATTTAACTGTCTGGAATTCCATTTCAATGCATTCTTCTCTTTTTCATTTACATGTCTTTGACATCTCATTGTTCTGTGctcatttcaccttgaaactggaAACTGCATGCAGTTTTACAGGTGAAACTTTCTCCTTTAGTTCCCCGTGGCACCTTACCCTCGAGTCAGACGGAAAAGTGCCCTGGCCCAGAGGTGGGAGGCAGGTATATTTGCCAATCATCAGCAACAAGACTGAATTATTTGACTAAATTAAGTAAATAAGCACAAATCAAGACTATTACAGTGTAAGCATGTAAAACTAGTTTTAGAGAGTAATACATTCAGTACAATGACAAACCTGGAACTTATAAGATAAGTATTAAATATATACTTGCAGCACAGTAAACTGACCTTTTTACAAATTTTGAAGTGAATAGTATTTTCATTCTGAATTTTATCCTGGATAAACTTTTATATAATTGCAGATGAAGCACAGTTTATAATGTATTCCTATATTGCACTATGTACAAAATGTCAAACACTGAgatctttattattttaatttcacaatacATGCATGATTTTAAAAAAGTGACACTAATTTTGAGTCTtagattaaaaatacattttgttacaaAGACATTTTGTCACTTTAAGCATAAAACCGTGATACAGTGGAGAAAATAGATTGACAGAAATACTTATCTTTGATTTAATGTGATCAAAAGTTCAATTTTAGACAGAGAATACCATTGCTTGGACTGTCTACAGAATGGTGTCTGATGATCGATAGTTACagtattttaatatgttttgGATGTATCTCCGAGAGGTTTTTACAAGATAAGTAGTTGAATTCTGCACCATAATTAGATTGTGAttgtgattattttaataattttcagcTTTGATCGCCTGCTAATAATGCAAACATTTATTCttgtgtgtaaatatttgtgtgtaataaatatttaaaacaatgtactcCATAATTCATGTTGCATCTTAATAGATATGTTTCTTCCTTGCAGTTTTCAGTGCAAATATgtttaaacctagaaataaaaTGGAAATTAACTTTGATAATGGTTTCTCATGTGATATAAATAATTCTAGGCATTCCTCCCACTTTCTGTCCTGAAAAGTTTCTGCATGATTCATATGCTGGTTATATGTCACCTATGGAGACGAGAAGTGAGATACAGAATGCTGAGTTTCCAAGCACAAAAAGAGCAAGGACAGCCACTCTAAACTTTGTATCCTGTGGAAGCAAGAAGAAAAGAACTTGATATGCACAGTACATTAGATTAACTCAGATAAATATTGTTTCATATATCTTTTGGGgatttttaatttgacaaaatGAGATAtgaggcagaatgtaagcctcagtcaccattcactttcatggcatctgtttttcatacaatttcatacaatgaaagtaaattggtgactgatgctaacattctggctaacatctcctttagtcatatgcatttggaacaacattagagtaAGTGATAGCAGAATTTTCAATTGAACTATCAATTTAAGAATTTCATTGAGCATATTGTGATACACGCTGCTTTCTTTTATAATTAATATGGCAGAGTGTTTGCTTTCATCCCCACCTTTATGGATGGAAAATTAGTTTGAGTAAAGTTTGGCCTTACCCAGTTTTCATTCCCAGAAAAGTTTGGAAGAACTGGAAGCTCATCTTCATTGTCACTCCCTGCTGAGAcacaaaaaattactaaaaacaGACTGATACATCATTTTGGAAAACATATTTTGCCTCATTTCAGTTTCAGCTGGAATTATCTTACAATTTCTGTCTGAACCACAGGCAGAATGATTGAATTGACACTGTGTACTCCCAAAAGAATTAGTTGTGTACTTGTCATTTATGGAACAATATCTTTGGCATTTTAAATGAGCAGAAGTCCATTTAGATGTTTAAAACAAGACTTCACTTTGGTCATGAGGTTAAATATTTTCACAGCATTTTCCAAAGGCCTTTCATGTCTGAAAATTAGCTATACAAACCTTTTCTAATAAGACCTTGCTTGTGAAGTCGTAAAACTAGCTTTATAACAATGGTCCAAACCACAAACCCAGAGAGCACCCCTGTGGTCCATGGGAAAGGGAGCAAAAGAGACTGTTGCTGTATTCCAACAAACATGGAAGCcactggaataaaaaataaaaataaataataaaaagtcatttGGCATTTGTTGATGTTTTCCCAGTTATATTGTATTACTAAAAGGAAGATATTTATTTGAGATAAACTTTCAAATCACTACAATTCCAAAGAGCAAAATTCACCAGCAATAATTTCAGCAGCATTTCCTACACCCCAGTGCAACCAATTGAATATCCACCTCCTGAGAAAATGAAATGATTATACAGGGAGCTATTCTTTAACTGACATTTTGCTACAGGCTACAGAGTTAATAAAAGCCAAAAATGATTTATATCTTAATATAAAGTTTAGTACTCCCAAGCTGTAAAATCAAGCTAATTTGTTTGAAACTAAAAATGTGTTAAAGAATACCTTGCGGAGTCCGGGGCTGGTCTGAAAGCAGCGATTATAGGCTGACAGAGAGCGAGAATCATAACAGTGCAGCCTAGGTATGGATGAGCACCTGCTTTCTACAGAGAATCAATACACACATTATAAAGACTATAACCTATTACAACATAccacacaacataaaaaaaaaaaaaactctgattcTGATATGGTTCTGAAATGAAATGGTGTCTCCTACTGGCAAGGAGTGAAACTGTGGCATTGAATAAATAGAATAGATTCAATTTTGTCACTTTAattaagatttaagcatttttaTTGCAAATCAATGTGTTACCGACAGAGAGCACAGACTCTACTCACTGTGCTCCATTTTTGTCTGTAGATGAAGGGAAAGATGAAGCCAACAGCTGTGAGCAACAATGTAAATGACATCAATCCACGATGCACCTACAACCAGAAAGGAATTTATGCGATTGTGGAGAATTAATTACAAGTGAAATGTGCAGAAATGTATGAATACTTGTAAAAACCATGCAGATGCAGAACATGCAGCAACCACAAGAAAAAGGCATGGTATGAGAGATTTTATGGCAATAGAAGCATTGGTGTATAGTATAAAAACATGTTGGAGTTAAATCCTCATACCTGAAACCATATCTTTTGTCCAAACAGTGTTTGTTCCGGCCAATCAGGTTTAAAATAACTGGCCATTAATGTTCCAGTGCTTTCTGCTAGCATCCAGGCAATCAGCATGAGCACTCCTACATTTACAGAAGCAGTTGTTGATGAGGTTCATTATATTTGGAAATCTGAAGTCCTTTgcatgttacacccctaatagcacacatacatcacccagacgtctatttgatgcaTGTGTTTACaactggaagatgtatttttttaggttgtttgctcatctgcaataacaTCTAAAAGACATTTcttctcagatgtcaataagacattcagcagatgtctttgagatgtttatgatttagaatgtttgttaatctgatctttttatgatgtttagcagatgttaattagaatgtgatgctttccagatgaaacgctcttaaaAAGGCATCTCAGAGATTTACGTGTGCTGTTTGGGATCTCTACTAATGGTTATAGTTTATTCATAATGGATGACTTAAAATGTCAATTAATCTAATCTAATTGCCAATTTAACAAAtgatgctttcatccaaagtgaATCACAGTACACTTATAACATCTGGATTATCCCTCTGGAGTAACCAGGGGTTACGTGTATTGCTAAATGGCAAAATGGTGATATTTTGTAAACCCCTTGCAATGATGGTACCTACAATCTTTTAGTAACCCGTCTTGATCTTTAATCACTACGCTACATCACAATGCTAATTACAGTGGCATTGTAAGTAGTCTGCAGTAAGGTTTATTACAAGAAAACACCTACCATGCCATTTCATGAGCTGTGGGGAACGAGAGCCTGTCAGTTTTTCAGGAGGGCCGGTAATGACCTGACAATGGGTTGATATCAGTGGCTGCCGATTATGTCTATGGATCATACCTACAGCACAACACAACAATAAAACTGATGAGATAACAAGAATAAATCATAATCTACCCATAATCTTTACGATTATACCATAAAGATAGGATATGAAAAACTCTAGCCCTAGTATTCCTATCAAGTGCATGACAATTGCTGTAAACCTGTACTATCTTGCAGTACATCACCAGTTGTTACTGGTCAAAGTTTTTTAGGAAATGAACTTGTCCTTGTTTCCTTGTAAAAATTTACTTCAGACTTCAGCTGAACCAAGCTAGTGGTTGCTATTTCACCACCTGTGCACCCATTGACCCTTCACTGCTATCGTAAAATAAACGACAGGAAACGAATACAGATTGTCAAAGCCATCACAGACACTAAATTAATCAGTAAGGTCAGAATTCCGGATCTGTGGAGTAACACAAGCTGCAAGACAATCTGCTGCACAGAGGTCATAGAACAAAGCTACATGTGGCACTGTACCACATGAACACCATAATCATTTGTCAATCAAAAACAGTTTCCAAGAATAAGAGAGACAGTCCTTGTGGAAAACACAGAAGGACATGATATGCTTACAACCGGAAAGACAATTGCTAATTCATCACGCTGTAAATTTTGCAGTTAAAAAAAGAGCTGGACCTCATTTCACACAAATGAGACTAATCAGAGCACTTGAAGTgaagtgtatatttttttaatgttaaaatactgtactTTCTCCAGTCCCAGCATTATATGCAGAGAATATGCTACAATAAGCCATTCAAAGGTTGAATCCTCTGAAAAGTGTCAACACTGCTCTGTCTATTTGAGCATTCTGACCAACCAGACAACTTTTGTTCAACCAAGAGTGTGAGTTTGTGGCTGTACTATCTGTGtgtcaaccaatggaagacgggggTAGAGTTCTGGAAACCATTTTGAAAATAGTCTATATTTTCCCAATTTCatttggtggcgcagaaattacacacttcacctataATCTATGCTTGAATCTATATGATCAATACTGTCAGATGTCATTGAAGCAGTTGAAAAGCTCACCATATTCAGCAGTGCCATGTGCGATGAACAAATAATAACTGTGATTGAGGATGAACCGGACTGGGTCCTGAGGGGTGTGAATGGCCCTAGAGAACCTGCACTGAATCACCCCATCTGAAACTCTCCAGCCTACATCAGTCAGCACAGACTGAGGGGAAGTTCAAAACCAATTTGATTACAACATTATGACTGACACTGCATAAAATTTAGAGGTTTTCTGAGAACACATGCTATAATCTATATTAAAAAAACTGACAAACCAAACGCCACACTTTTTGGATGTTTTTAtggttttaaattgatgttgttaCATATTGACATTTATGATGTTAGTTGATTTTGTGACCAAATACTGAAAACTGACACAAAATCAGCATTACATCCCTAAAGTGGTCTCTTACCTTGGATGCCACTTGTGGATACCTTCTCCCTGTTGTgtatgctgcatccacactaaCACGACCACCGTCATTTACGCACAAGTATGTATCGTCATCTCCCTAGTACACATCATTACAGGTTCATTAGGTTGACATGAATCTGACACATATAATgtcaatttattataatgcacACTAAACAAATGTaagccttaaaggtgctgtaggtgccaacattttgacttcggtatgataccagccctggtacctcggtatcgatactaactcaatacttaggcaacaaataaaataaataaaaaaactcaagtTTTGATGAAACTACACAGAAAATTATTGacaaaaaaaactgcataaagtcttataaataaaattatgccttttttgttttaattgttctggattccatgttatatgttttaattaaatgttataatcaaattgtttttattcaaatacatactgtacagctttgatcaaatgaaaatataatcatttttaaataattataaaaatatatatttaattatatataatataaccatttaatattatattattgttactatgagtattattgctacaaatttgaatattacacttttatacagtaagaatatttttctgtcatgatgtcttcaatttcacatatccagttaaataaagctctcatttcagctgacttttattttgaaagacctttgaagttcttcctgtttctgaAGGGTTTGTTTTATCAAACTTCCTGCGACTCGTTAGCTGAAATCTCCTGTGAAAaagtcatttgagagttcacagccatttGTACACTAAACACACTActctgctgctctgcagatggatactattggacacactgcatgaaaatcaagcattagtagtgtgtgttgcgtgtgcgtgtgtgcgtacCACAcctgcgtgtctgtgtgtgtaaaggagatgacagagcagagtggagcctctcattcattctgtggcacgcagcgcatgtgactgtatattatttaattaaatgacatccttctgctgtttaaggatcacacttggccatatcgagactttgtttttattattttcaaatagtaTTTGATTTCACCttaaaactctcacattacattacattttggtaATGGCAGCTTACTTTAATATGATACcaaaaattaacaacaagatgatatcgtactgttttacattttttggtatcTCAATATTTTGTTAGTACCAGTATACCGCGCAACCCTAAGGTGCTGTAAATGGTATTAGCCATTATGGAAACTTTTGCTAGTTGTAGCCACTGAATAAGTCCACCCCCATCCCTGCAACCCCAGGCTCTCTCTTCAAAAACCCCACCATCCAAACACCTGTCAGCCAACCCGAGTGCAGTAAACCAGAATATGTAAAAGTAAGAAAGGTAGAGAGCATTTTCTAATTAGCTCAAAAGGTGTGGGCTCTTCATCCTGTCATAGAGACACAAGGTAGTATGACTTCTTAGGACTATTTCACCTACCTGTTTTCAACTAACTATATCTTTTAAGTACAAGGGATATGCATGGTATTCGTAAAATCCCTTACAGCACTTTAAACGTGAAATAgcttcatcatcagcacagtcaaCCTTTCGTCATGCTTACCATCCATTTATCCTTGGACAGAGCAAAGGATATGTATCCCTGTGCCGGGCCGCTGAGCTCAAACTGAACTGACTGGCCTACAGTGGAATAGGAAAGGAAGAAGCAGTTTGTGTCCACAGTAGGGTTGCAGCCAACAGGATCAATGAGACAAGATTTCCACCTGCCACAATCCTCTGAGGTGAACTGTAAGAGAGACATGGGCACCATTACAAAAATGTGTCAGACATAGGCAAGCATAGCCTAGGACTCCCAGActtggcttaaagggatagttgcccCAGAATAATAATTCTGTCTGAATTTAGTCAcgttcatgttgttcaaaacctataTACAGTGAAAGTAGATGggaaccaggggctgtcaagctccaaaaaggactaaaatGGTCCATATAACTCCTGccctatatttcaagtcttctaaaaccctatgatagctttgtgtgaggcactgactgaaatttaagctgttatttaTTGAAAACCTTGCTTGAGAGCCGTATACCATTTACGTTCATGAATGGAGAAAAACAGCTTGGACACTGCTACAAATGATTCCTTTTGTGCTTGacggaagaaggaaagtcatacaggtttccgAAGACATGATGACgagtgattacagaattttccttttttgtgtgaactattcttgtAAGCTATGTCCAGAAATCACGATCCTTTATGATTATGAGCAAGTAAGATTATCTCCAGTGTTTTGGCACCTACGGGCTGAGGCAGTATACAGGTGGTTCCAGAGATTGTAGACATGTCAGTGGTGGTAGATTGAGATGGAGCCAAAGTCACACCGCTTTGAGATATGATTGGACCAGGAAGTTTGACCCAGAAATTCTTGTAGTGGGCAACCACTGTGGCACTTGATTTGAAAAAGAACAAATATTAACATCACGAACAATGGGTAATAAGAACCAATATGTCTCCAATGATGCTGTTCGTGAGTATTTCTAATATTAAAAGAGAACAC from Myxocyprinus asiaticus isolate MX2 ecotype Aquarium Trade chromosome 5, UBuf_Myxa_2, whole genome shotgun sequence harbors:
- the frrs1a gene encoding putative ferric-chelate reductase 1; the encoded protein is MSKLQTALAILGTLCLAAVSGYKNGKVEKACESMIPEHHGHPNTTVSPYTLTVNVSKFNLGDHIKVTLSGEKHFEGFLLQARDATNSSGSAVGSFTLVNPKISQLLMCNSIEGSAVSHTSNAKQTEIQVIWIAPSNAPPTVQFLATVVAHYKNFWVKLPGPIISQSGVTLAPSQSTTTDMSTISGTTCILPQPFTSEDCGRWKSCLIDPVGCNPTVDTNCFFLSYSTVGQSVQFELSGPAQGYISFALSKDKWMGDDDTYLCVNDGGRVSVDAAYTTGRRYPQVASKSVLTDVGWRVSDGVIQCRFSRAIHTPQDPVRFILNHSYYLFIAHGTAEYGMIHRHNRQPLISTHCQVITGPPEKLTGSRSPQLMKWHGVLMLIAWMLAESTGTLMASYFKPDWPEQTLFGQKIWFQVHRGLMSFTLLLTAVGFIFPFIYRQKWSTKAGAHPYLGCTVMILALCQPIIAAFRPAPDSARRWIFNWLHWGVGNAAEIIAVASMFVGIQQQSLLLPFPWTTGVLSGFVVWTIVIKLVLRLHKQGLIRKAGSDNEDELPVLPNFSGNENWDTKFRVAVLALFVLGNSAFCISLLVSIGDI
- the LOC127440391 gene encoding uncharacterized protein LOC127440391; protein product: METSLLSEMADLTDCKMDPGYTEDQKCQFREEEKESFATYFSECLDTTKSNPQEDKDGQDSKDAINKCESSGESDGSTDSQEGIFGKVKEQEESNPREHFTSELQKDSHMNDQLQEEEEINISNDAKVEEHIEPQVDEQEKSELEQQILELAISEFPTESKDMDKDDLSDCLHVEMAIISSDSDAEEQWRSIVSSTVEENVDLLGMDEPEDNSEDQARHEDHTVTDSNAENEDGTLAMNISESDILEQPECPTECELQDIASDSSVHYCNKIPEDEDEKELVQSSKHNMQRLSCSTSELDKKVPQDFCVVQDIKSENVSTEHLDFSVTRKQWQKMEEQTKGQVHRPVVRLGSCQVGHSFMYTPVRNIDRPRKDPDIDSLGLGDYQYTQFSPCSEDSGLEDTSYRSPYDEPETPVEREIREALEREENFRRERAMAKAFAGEATQVKPKPGTLQQSRSEPGERGRMFDTPEDRCRSQRSISARTPTFSITASSGRGPTYHEMTANNVIILKPDLYPTSPRNLGKGGLLPPGTSNCQEWPSDMNNVIILETSNLIIRSASEFCLSTACQDTQESTFPNNPFFKLRSHSTQSLVDLEIKMVRQREEELRRQRAQLYVKERYDTVLVSPSQLQNFTYERPGEIPTKSKSSPSSPSKTRKMDRFTLSCDHKFPVAPYPRVRRKSALAQRWEAGIFANHQQQD